The DNA window AGGAAAACGAAAAGCTGCGCAAACTTGGATTTACCACTGCATTAATTACCCCCAACCAGGGAGTTTTCCGCGGAAGTAGTGCACTTGTGACTTTAGGAGAAGGGCCTGTTCATGATCATATTCTCAAGAAAGAAGTATATCAACATGTAGCCTTAGACAGGGTTCGTGGCAGAAATTATCCTGGATCTTTGATGGGAGCCATTGCCCTTATCCGCCAAACTCTGCTTGATACAAAATGGTATCGTGCGGCGCATGAGGTTTTTAATGCTAATCCAATTGGAAAAACCCGGCCAGAAGAAAACTTAACCCTGGCATCGTTGATAAATGTAACTCAGGGCCAACAGCCGGTGATGATAGAAGTAACCGATGAATTGAATTTCCTGCGGGCGAATAAGATCATTAAGGAGTTCAGTTTAAAAGCCGCAATATTAGGAAGTGGTTTCGAATATCGTCAATTGAATGATATTAAGGCAACCGGTATTTCGGTGGTTTTACCCCTCAATTTTCCAAAAGTACCGGAAGTTGCTAGTGTGGAAGCAGCTCTGTCAGTAAGCCTGGATGCATTAAGCCATTGGGAATTAGCTCCCGAAAATCCAAAACGCCTGAATGAGGCTGGAATATCCTTTGCATTTACAAGTGCAAAATTAGGTAAAGGAGATAAATTCCATGACAAAGTTCGAGAAACGGTTGAGAGAGGACTTGCTAAGAGTGCCGCTCTAGCTGCGCTCACCACGATTCCTGCTCAGATGCTTGGTATGGAAAATCAATTAGGAAGTATCGAAGCAGGTAAACTGGCCAATTTAGTTGCAATGGATGGCGATTTGTTCAAAAGTAAAAGCAAGGTCATGGATACCTGGGTAAGAGGTGCGCGCTACGAGATCGAGAAGAAAGCGGCTGTGGATCCTCGTGGAAAATGGAAAACAACATTCACTCTCGCCGATGCAGGTTCTATGGATGCGACACTAGAATTATCCGGTGAATTGAAAAAATTAAAAGGAAAGTTATCGTCGGCTCATGGTAAGGTTGATCTGAAAAGTGCTACGTTAGATCATCATCGGATGACTATTGTGATGCCCGGTGATAGTATGGGTTTTAAGGGCATGATCCGCATGAGTGCGAAAGTCGACAAGGATCGATTAAGAGGTCAGGGTGAATTACCGGACGGTACGACTTTCAAATGGATGGCGAGTCGCATAGATGAAATGGATGAAGAAAAATCCGATCAGAAAAAGGAAAAGGCATCAGACAAGAAACCAAAGGATAAACCTTCAACCATGGCAGCTCTTGGTTATCCGGCTGGAGCTTATGGCAGAACGAGCCCACTGGAACAGAAAAAAAATATCTTAATCAAGAATGCGACTATCTGGACAAGCGGCCCGGATGGTATTCTTAACAACAGTGATATGCTGATCACAAATGGCAAGATTGCTAAAATTGGCACCGGATTGAAAGCGCCGTCAGATGCTCATGTGATTGATGGCAATGGCAAACATATCACGGCTGGATTGATCGATGCTCACTCACATACTGCAATCAATGGTATAAATGAAGGTTCCCAGGCAGTAACTGCAGAAGTTAGTATAGAGGATGTGATCAATAGCAAGGATATCAATATATATCGTCAATTAGCAGGCGGTCTTACAATAGCGAATCAATTGCATGGATCGGCAAACCCCATCGGTGGTAAGAGTTCAGTCATTAAACTTCGTTGGGGATCATCCCCCGAAGGGTTAAAATTTAAGGAAGCTCTACCGGGAATTAAATTTGCATTGGGAGAGAATGTAAAGAGAAGTAACTGGAATGATCCAACCCGGAGATATCCGCAGACTCGAATGGGTGTGGAACAAATTATCCGCGATCGTTTTAGGGCAGCGGTAGAATATGAAAATGCCTGGAAAGAGTATGAAAGCAACAAAAAGAAAGGAGTCATTCCTCCGCGCAGAGACTTGGAGCTTGAAACTTTAGTCGAAATTCTAAATAGCAAAAGATTCGTCCATAGCCATTCTTATCGCCAGGATGAAATTTTAATGCTGATGCGTGTTGCCGAAGACTTCGGATTTCGCATTCGTGTTTTTCAACACGTCCTGGAAGGCTACAAAATCGCCGAGGTAATGAAAGAACACGGCGCAATGGCATCGACGTTCAGCGATTGGTGGGCTTATAAGTTCGAGGTTGTCGATGCAATTCCTTATAATGGCGCGTTGATGCATGAAGTCGGCGTCGTCGTTTCATTTAACTCGGATAACGGTGAGTTAGCCAGAAGGTTAAATTTGGAAGCAGCCAAGGCGGTTAAATATGGCGGTGTCGATCCTTCTGAAGCGTTGAAATTTGTTACGCTAAATCCGGCAAAGCAACTCGGGGTTGAGCAATATGTCGGCTCATTGGAAGAAGGAAAGCACGGCGACTTCGTGATCTGGAGCGGCAGTCCGCTTTCAACCTATAGCAAATGTGAACAAACCTGGATAGAAGGACGGAAATATTTTGATATTGAAGAAGATATGGAAATGCGAGGTCAGGTATTAGCAGAACGGGCAAGAATCATTCAAAAGGTAATGGCTGCAAGCGCAAAAGAAAAATCCAAGGGAAAGCAGGGTAAGCCAAAGGACAAACCCACGGAGATAAACGGACAGGAGGTGCAACGATGAAAAAATCAATCCATAAGAAGGCTTACTCGATTGCTTTAATTACTGCAGTAATCCTAGCGATAAATCTAAGCTTTGCATCGGATCAAATCCCAGCGCCGCCACAGGATCATCCTATTGCATTAATCGGCGGCACAATCCACACCATCAGTAATGGCATACTTTATGGTGGTACGATCTTGTTTGAAGATGGCAAAATTACAAAAATCGGTACGAATATCGACTTGCCATCCGGAACCGAACGCATTGACATAACCGGGATGCATGTATATCCATCATTGATTTCAACCAATTCAAATATAGGTTTAGTCGAAATTAATGCAGTTCAAGCCACGAGAGATTACGCCGAAAGAGGTGATATCAATCCCAACGTGCGGGCAGAAGCTGCAATTAACCCGGATTCGGAAATGATGCCTGTGGCCAGGGCAAACGGCGTTGCATTGGCGCTGAGTATTCCAAGCGGAGGAATTATATCCGGACGATCTGCATTGGTAATGATGGATGGCTGGACCTGGGAAAGTATGACTCTCAAATCATCGGTTGGGTTGCATGTCAGCTGGCCTTCAATGGGTACACAACGCGGCCGCTTCTTTCGGCGGGCGCAATCCTCCCCGGAGGAGCAGAAAAAACGCAGAGAAGAGCAATTAAACAAAATCAAAAATGCCTTTGCCGAAGCCAGAGCTTACATGGTCGCTAAAGAAGCGGAAGGTAAAAAAGGAATTCCGCATCATGATTCTGACTTGCGATGGGAAGCCATGATCCCATTTTTGAAAGGTGAAGCATCTGTATTCATTCGTGCAAATGAAATCCGGCAGATCCAATCCGCTGTGGACTGGGCAACAAGTGAAAACTTGAAGATGGTTCTTTTTGGCGGCCGGGATGCCTGGCGTGTTACAGATTTGCTGGTTGAAAATAATATCCCCGTTATTCTTGATGCTATCCAGGTTTCACCCATGCGCCGTTGGGAAGCTTATGATGCGCCATTGACGAATGCCAAAAAGCTGTTGGATGCGGGAGTTCAATTCTGTATCGCCGGCGGAGGCAGCGCTGCTAATCAAAGAAATCTGCCTTATCATGCGGCAATGGCTGCGGCATTTGGGCTGCCCAAGGAAGAGGCGCTGAAGGCAATCACATTAAGCCCGGCGCAAATCCTTGGTGTGGCTGACCAAGTTGGTTCACTGGATGAAGGCAAAGATGCGACTTTGTTCGTCGCCAATGGCGATCCCCTGGAAATCATGACTAACGTGACTATGGAATTCATCCAGGGCCGAAGGATCGATTTGTCTAGTAAGCATACCCAGCTGTATGAAAAATACAGGACCAAGTACAAACAAATGAACTTAATTCAGGAAAAGATAGCTGCGAAATAGCGGTTAAATAGAAAGGATTGAAAATTAGAAGGGGCTGTCCAAGAGTAGTCAAATTAGGCAACCTTATTGGACAGCCCCTTTCTTGTCTTCTGTTTATTCATTTGTCCATTCAAGACTTATTTTTTTTGGGTGATTTGCTTCCATTATGTGTTTTTGATCTTTTATTTTAAGCTAATTAAACCTGATCTATTCATAATCCTTAACATTGTCATCCCGTTGCGGAGGCTGTTGCAGAATAGGCAAAAAGCCTGGAATTGTCATCCTGAACGGAGCGAAGCGGAGTGAAGGATCTTGTTTGAAACTCGTTGTAACTCTTGTATAATCAGGTTATTAAGGGCAGTACCAGCAAGATTCTTCTCCCGTCCAGGCGGGATCAGAATGACATTTCGCCAGATATGTGTATTCTGCGACAGACTGTGCGACGGGATGACAATTATGAAACTTTAAGCTTAAAACTATAATTCATGAATTATCCAAGTTAATTAACCATTTAGAGTTGAGTGCAAGATGAAAATTGCCCGGTGATTTATTGCTGGGAGCGCATTTGATTATTTAACACTTGGTAAAGGATTATGAACCCAAAACTAAAAAAATATTGGTCTGGCAAATCCATCCTGATAACAGGCGCTTCTTCAGGTTTGGGCTATGCCCTGGCCGAAGCGCTTGCTCGCTATAATGTTCAATTAGGATTATTGAGTCGCAGGGAACAACCCATGTGGGAACTGGCTGACAAACACCGGGACTCCGGTAGTAAGTTTTGGATCAAATCGTGTGATGTTCGGGAAAGAAGCGCTGTGGAATCTGCTGTGAGGGAATTTCATGAATATGCGGGAAAGATCGATGTCGCCTGGATCAATAGCGGTGTTGCCGGCAATACCCACTATCGAAAATGGAACTATGATTTTGTCGAAACCTTGATCGATACCAATATAAAAGGAGCTATTTATACCACAAAAGCATGCCTGGATTATATGGTTGCAAACGGTAGCGGCACGATCGTTGGTATTTCCTCGGCGTCTTCTATGCAAGGTCTTCCCGCCCGGGGAGTCTATAGCATGACCAAAATAGCGCTAACCTACTACCTGCAAAGTGTGGCGGCTGAACTACCGCAAATCCAGTTTACAATTATCAACCCGGGGTTTGTCGATACCCCGATCAACCGGGGCAATCCCAATCGATTTTGGTTGCTCTATCCGGACAAAGCAGCCCAACTGATGATAAAAGCCGTTGCAAAGAAAAAAGCGGTTTATACTTATCCCTTCAGGATGATGCTCCTGTATAAATTTGTCTGGCATTTGCCGGATTTCTGTCGAAACTGGCTGGCGCGTAAACTGGCCGCATTTAGTGATCCGGGGTCTGAGGGTTAAGTTTTACAAAAAAGAAGATAAAATAGTCTGACTAAGTTTCTCATAATTTAAAGGGGAATATCAAAAACTTCTTGAATCACTATTCGAAGTTTTGTACATTTAGAACGTACAATTTGTTTAGTGGAGTATATTATGGAAACCATTGCTGTAAGCGATCTAAGAGTAAATTTGATGAAGGTATTAAAAGAGATAGAACATGGGGCTATAATAAATATCACTTCTAGGGGTAAGGTTGTCGCCAAACTAATTCCTCCGGAATATAGTAAGGAAATTGCAAAAAAGAAATTGAAAGAAATTAGTAAAACGGCTGTTATTAATGATGTGATTTCACCTGTTGACGTTCAATGGAAAGTAATGGAATAATGGTAACTTTGGATACTCATGTCATTATCTGGGATGCATTAAACCCGAAATTAGTTAGTAGAAAAGCCAAAGAAGAAATAAGAAAAGCTCAACAGACTGGAGGCATTATTTTTTGTGAGATTTCATTATGGGAAATAGCGATGCTCATGAAAAAACAAAGAGTAATAATTGATATTACCTACAAAGAGTTGATTGGATTAATAAAAGCTTCAAATAACTATATATTTAAAGGTATAACACCGGAGATAGCTGAACTTGCAATAAATTTAGCGAGTGAAATAAATCAGGATCCTGCAGATCGCTTAATTTTGGCAACCTCTATAGTCACGAATGCTCCATTAGTAACAGCTGATAAAAATTTACAACAATCAAAACTAAAAACAATTTGGTAACCGATTCTATTTGTAACTGGCTGGCTCGTAAACTGGCCGCATTTAGTGATCCGGGGTCTGAGGGTTAATTGTTATATTGGGGAAGCACAGATAAAAAATCTTTTGTAGTAGAAACATTTCAGCACTTTTTGACAGTGTATGAACAATGAATATACACAAACATTGTGCATCATACAGGAAAAGCCTCACATTAAGCACATTTGGTTTTTTGCCGACATACAGGTAAAGCGTTAAAAACCAAAATACCATAATTTCGCCAATGCAAAAGAATCGAATATGGAAATAACAGAAAAGCTACTAATTGAATTACAAAACCGACTGAAAGTTGGTA is part of the candidate division KSB1 bacterium genome and encodes:
- a CDS encoding type II toxin-antitoxin system VapC family toxin; translated protein: MVTLDTHVIIWDALNPKLVSRKAKEEIRKAQQTGGIIFCEISLWEIAMLMKKQRVIIDITYKELIGLIKASNNYIFKGITPEIAELAINLASEINQDPADRLILATSIVTNAPLVTADKNLQQSKLKTIW
- a CDS encoding amidohydrolase family protein translates to MSHNSTRQIGMNILAIFMLLVFLVPDGWSQTETGPVKGIRENTPTVHALVNARIVQKPGAVIEKGTIVVRDGVIEAVGADINIPSDARIWDYTGLTVYAGFIEMNSQAGLPKPKTQRTTGFNPATPQQPQPDTRRGPQSWNPNVKSHLKAIDLYKPDSKENEKLRKLGFTTALITPNQGVFRGSSALVTLGEGPVHDHILKKEVYQHVALDRVRGRNYPGSLMGAIALIRQTLLDTKWYRAAHEVFNANPIGKTRPEENLTLASLINVTQGQQPVMIEVTDELNFLRANKIIKEFSLKAAILGSGFEYRQLNDIKATGISVVLPLNFPKVPEVASVEAALSVSLDALSHWELAPENPKRLNEAGISFAFTSAKLGKGDKFHDKVRETVERGLAKSAALAALTTIPAQMLGMENQLGSIEAGKLANLVAMDGDLFKSKSKVMDTWVRGARYEIEKKAAVDPRGKWKTTFTLADAGSMDATLELSGELKKLKGKLSSAHGKVDLKSATLDHHRMTIVMPGDSMGFKGMIRMSAKVDKDRLRGQGELPDGTTFKWMASRIDEMDEEKSDQKKEKASDKKPKDKPSTMAALGYPAGAYGRTSPLEQKKNILIKNATIWTSGPDGILNNSDMLITNGKIAKIGTGLKAPSDAHVIDGNGKHITAGLIDAHSHTAINGINEGSQAVTAEVSIEDVINSKDINIYRQLAGGLTIANQLHGSANPIGGKSSVIKLRWGSSPEGLKFKEALPGIKFALGENVKRSNWNDPTRRYPQTRMGVEQIIRDRFRAAVEYENAWKEYESNKKKGVIPPRRDLELETLVEILNSKRFVHSHSYRQDEILMLMRVAEDFGFRIRVFQHVLEGYKIAEVMKEHGAMASTFSDWWAYKFEVVDAIPYNGALMHEVGVVVSFNSDNGELARRLNLEAAKAVKYGGVDPSEALKFVTLNPAKQLGVEQYVGSLEEGKHGDFVIWSGSPLSTYSKCEQTWIEGRKYFDIEEDMEMRGQVLAERARIIQKVMAASAKEKSKGKQGKPKDKPTEINGQEVQR
- a CDS encoding amidohydrolase family protein, with translation MKKSIHKKAYSIALITAVILAINLSFASDQIPAPPQDHPIALIGGTIHTISNGILYGGTILFEDGKITKIGTNIDLPSGTERIDITGMHVYPSLISTNSNIGLVEINAVQATRDYAERGDINPNVRAEAAINPDSEMMPVARANGVALALSIPSGGIISGRSALVMMDGWTWESMTLKSSVGLHVSWPSMGTQRGRFFRRAQSSPEEQKKRREEQLNKIKNAFAEARAYMVAKEAEGKKGIPHHDSDLRWEAMIPFLKGEASVFIRANEIRQIQSAVDWATSENLKMVLFGGRDAWRVTDLLVENNIPVILDAIQVSPMRRWEAYDAPLTNAKKLLDAGVQFCIAGGGSAANQRNLPYHAAMAAAFGLPKEEALKAITLSPAQILGVADQVGSLDEGKDATLFVANGDPLEIMTNVTMEFIQGRRIDLSSKHTQLYEKYRTKYKQMNLIQEKIAAK
- a CDS encoding type II toxin-antitoxin system prevent-host-death family antitoxin codes for the protein METIAVSDLRVNLMKVLKEIEHGAIINITSRGKVVAKLIPPEYSKEIAKKKLKEISKTAVINDVISPVDVQWKVME
- a CDS encoding SDR family NAD(P)-dependent oxidoreductase is translated as MNPKLKKYWSGKSILITGASSGLGYALAEALARYNVQLGLLSRREQPMWELADKHRDSGSKFWIKSCDVRERSAVESAVREFHEYAGKIDVAWINSGVAGNTHYRKWNYDFVETLIDTNIKGAIYTTKACLDYMVANGSGTIVGISSASSMQGLPARGVYSMTKIALTYYLQSVAAELPQIQFTIINPGFVDTPINRGNPNRFWLLYPDKAAQLMIKAVAKKKAVYTYPFRMMLLYKFVWHLPDFCRNWLARKLAAFSDPGSEG